One Halocalculus aciditolerans DNA segment encodes these proteins:
- a CDS encoding Hsp20/alpha crystallin family protein: MPDRVRVFADLPGCDRDRIQLRANDNQLRIEAEREDPVNDRRAHRHERAPTIERTIDIPTRANIDEAEAAYENGVLRIDLPKREEEKERTIGFE, from the coding sequence ATGCCCGACCGCGTCCGCGTCTTCGCCGACCTCCCCGGCTGCGACCGCGACCGCATCCAGCTCCGCGCGAACGACAACCAACTCCGCATCGAAGCCGAACGCGAAGACCCCGTCAACGACCGCCGCGCCCACCGCCACGAACGCGCCCCCACCATCGAGCGCACCATCGACATCCCCACGCGCGCGAACATCGACGAAGCCGAAGCCGCCTACGAGAACGGCGTCCTCCGCATCGACCTCCCGAAACGCGAGGAAGAGAAAGAACGAACCATCGGCTTCGAATAA
- a CDS encoding HNH endonuclease, whose protein sequence is MDCPTCGTPLRTEQGVRQHHTKVHGDPLPNRTCTGCDVEFYDPKARREFCDDCNPNAGEHNGNYRDAKETTECRQCGSEFDYYPSDKDGVYCPDCVAAADEFLGTPSYEINEAPRITRECDYCEAELVVLQSERDRGQGRFCSCDCLYSWMSEELGPGVDPNVYSGRWREARRKTLERDDHACQNCGSARDELGQEPDVHHLTPVREFDDPQDSHVLSNLVSLCRSCHMKVERGTVVLSDET, encoded by the coding sequence ATGGACTGTCCGACCTGCGGAACACCTCTCCGAACGGAGCAGGGCGTCCGCCAACACCACACGAAAGTCCACGGCGACCCACTCCCCAACCGGACCTGTACGGGATGCGACGTCGAATTCTACGACCCAAAAGCTCGACGCGAGTTCTGCGACGACTGCAACCCCAACGCCGGTGAACACAACGGGAACTACCGCGACGCGAAAGAAACCACTGAGTGCCGGCAGTGCGGCAGCGAGTTCGACTACTACCCCTCGGACAAGGACGGCGTCTACTGTCCCGACTGCGTGGCGGCGGCGGACGAGTTCTTGGGTACTCCCTCGTATGAGATCAACGAAGCACCGCGCATCACTAGAGAGTGCGATTACTGCGAGGCAGAGCTAGTCGTGCTGCAATCCGAACGAGACCGTGGACAGGGCCGATTCTGCTCTTGTGATTGCCTCTACTCGTGGATGTCGGAAGAACTCGGTCCCGGAGTCGATCCGAACGTGTACAGCGGGAGGTGGCGGGAAGCCCGTCGCAAGACACTGGAGCGAGACGACCACGCGTGCCAGAACTGTGGCTCGGCCCGGGATGAACTCGGACAGGAGCCCGACGTTCATCATCTCACACCTGTTCGGGAGTTCGACGATCCACAGGACTCTCACGTCCTCTCGAATCTCGTCTCGCTATGCAGGAGCTGTCACATGAAAGTTGAACGCGGAACAGTTGTACTCTCTGACGAGACATAA
- a CDS encoding metal-dependent transcriptional regulator, whose product MNSADQYLKAIFLVQQASGGPASTGALADQLDVSPASANEMVGKLEDRGLVEHEKYKGATLTADGEGRAVDALQTYCILERFLTNVLDVQDYRSEARQLEPVIDETVADRLDMLVDREPDCPECFDPDADACCHLAGTCDELEAGD is encoded by the coding sequence ATGAACTCGGCCGACCAGTACCTCAAGGCCATCTTCCTCGTTCAGCAGGCGAGCGGCGGCCCCGCCTCCACGGGCGCGCTCGCCGACCAACTCGACGTCTCCCCGGCCTCCGCGAACGAGATGGTCGGGAAACTCGAAGACCGCGGCCTCGTCGAACACGAGAAGTACAAGGGCGCGACCCTCACCGCCGACGGCGAAGGCCGCGCCGTCGACGCCCTCCAGACCTACTGCATCCTCGAACGCTTCCTCACGAACGTCCTCGACGTCCAGGACTACCGGAGCGAAGCCCGCCAACTCGAACCCGTCATCGACGAAACCGTCGCCGACCGGCTCGACATGCTCGTCGACCGCGAACCCGACTGCCCCGAATGCTTCGACCCCGACGCCGACGCCTGCTGCCACCTCGCCGGCACCTGCGACGAACTCGAAGCCGGCGACTGA
- a CDS encoding ferritin-like domain-containing protein has translation MSVGAASVESDAQLARLLQIGVVLEEVVEVRAHRNYQRLPAAERDDAIEELLSEAREESAAHRHRLEALIEQLNAESVDPETVEALVGEKYSQDGPEGFDDVLYDQLNGEETAYKFYDDLIDAVEASDAEFAVDRGELLSVLRDIREDEAAGVEEVAELMEGRE, from the coding sequence GTGAGCGTGGGGGCCGCGTCGGTCGAGTCGGACGCCCAGCTCGCACGACTCCTCCAGATAGGCGTCGTGCTCGAAGAAGTCGTCGAGGTGCGCGCACACCGGAACTACCAGCGCCTCCCCGCCGCGGAGCGCGACGACGCCATCGAGGAGCTCCTCTCGGAGGCGCGCGAGGAGTCGGCGGCGCACCGCCACCGCCTCGAAGCGCTCATCGAGCAGCTGAACGCCGAGAGCGTCGACCCGGAGACGGTCGAAGCGCTCGTCGGCGAGAAATACTCACAGGACGGCCCGGAGGGATTCGACGACGTGCTCTACGACCAGCTCAACGGCGAAGAGACCGCGTACAAGTTCTACGACGACCTCATCGACGCCGTCGAAGCGTCCGACGCCGAATTCGCCGTCGACCGCGGCGAACTCCTCTCCGTCCTCCGCGACATCCGCGAGGACGAAGCCGCCGGCGTCGAAGAAGTCGCCGAACTCATGGAGGGACGCGAATGA
- the sufD gene encoding Fe-S cluster assembly protein SufD has product MSEAKTFSAGVDEETVRRISEERGEPEWLLETRLDALDQLDDLDYPSVIQTPGRKWTDLEDLDYDSLVEPFDQTEEKEWEGDDQATVVPFHEAFNDADLSEIVEEHFGSVIAPDENRLTALSTALFTTGTLVYVPSSTDAEDVKIRTTMNGQSLFNYTLVVTDTSASVTILERQDTGDEVRRASGSASGETASDEVDAENRYYSGIVEAVAGENSYIQYGSLQDFDQSTYNFTMKRGVTDTYATVNWIEGNLGSRLTKTAVSTLLEGESSETKIVGAFFGHDDQHFDLDSKVWHRAEHTTADLVTRGVIDDEARSVYEGVQDVGEMAWDTSSYQRENTLMLSDESEADASPKLIINNHDTEASHSATVGQIDQEDLFYMEGRAIPEGTAKNMLVEGFFVPVLDEVEVDELRDDLQERIHERLHQ; this is encoded by the coding sequence ATGAGCGAGGCGAAAACCTTCAGCGCGGGCGTCGACGAGGAGACCGTTCGCCGCATCAGCGAGGAGCGCGGCGAGCCGGAGTGGCTTCTGGAGACGCGTCTCGACGCGCTCGACCAGCTCGATGACCTCGACTACCCGAGCGTCATTCAGACGCCCGGGCGGAAGTGGACGGACCTCGAGGACCTCGACTACGACTCGCTCGTCGAGCCGTTCGACCAAACAGAAGAGAAAGAGTGGGAGGGCGACGACCAGGCGACGGTCGTGCCGTTCCACGAGGCGTTCAACGACGCCGACCTCTCCGAAATAGTTGAGGAGCACTTCGGGAGCGTCATCGCGCCCGACGAGAACCGCCTGACGGCGCTCTCGACCGCGCTCTTCACCACCGGCACGCTCGTCTACGTCCCCAGTAGTACGGACGCGGAGGACGTGAAGATCCGGACGACGATGAACGGTCAGTCGCTGTTCAACTACACGCTCGTCGTCACGGACACGAGCGCGTCCGTCACCATTCTGGAGCGGCAGGACACCGGCGACGAGGTGCGACGCGCCTCGGGAAGTGCGAGCGGTGAAACCGCGAGCGACGAGGTCGACGCCGAGAACCGGTACTACTCGGGTATCGTCGAGGCCGTCGCGGGCGAGAACTCGTACATCCAGTACGGGAGCCTGCAGGACTTCGACCAGTCCACGTACAACTTCACGATGAAGCGCGGCGTGACGGACACGTACGCGACCGTGAACTGGATCGAGGGCAACCTCGGCAGCCGACTCACGAAGACCGCCGTCTCCACGCTCCTCGAGGGGGAGTCCTCGGAGACGAAGATCGTCGGCGCGTTCTTCGGCCACGACGACCAGCACTTCGACCTCGACTCGAAGGTCTGGCACCGCGCCGAGCACACGACCGCCGACCTCGTGACGCGCGGCGTCATCGACGACGAGGCGCGCTCGGTCTACGAGGGCGTGCAGGACGTCGGCGAGATGGCGTGGGACACTTCCTCCTACCAGCGAGAGAACACCCTCATGCTCAGTGATGAGAGCGAGGCCGACGCCTCCCCGAAGCTCATCATCAACAACCACGACACCGAGGCCTCCCACTCCGCCACGGTCGGCCAGATCGACCAGGAGGACCTCTTCTACATGGAGGGGCGCGCCATCCCCGAAGGGACGGCGAAGAACATGCTCGTCGAGGGCTTCTTCGTCCCCGTCCTCGACGAGGTCGAAGTCGACGAACTCCGCGACGACCTCCAAGAGCGCATCCACGAGCGCCTCCACCAGTAG
- the sufB gene encoding Fe-S cluster assembly protein SufB: MSSEDHLKDTDTEKRFEFKKEESSAFTSGKGLTEETIRLISEDKDEPEWMLERRLRALKQYQKMPMPTDWPGQPDLSELDVEEIVPYIRPDVDQRSGAESWDDLPEDIQDTFEKLGIPEAERKALSGVGAQYESEVVYQNMQERWEEKGVIFCNMDEAVQEHEEIVKEHFMTKCVPPSDNKFAALHGAVWSGGSFVYVPEDVTVNMPVQAYFRMNSEGMGQFEHTLIIAEEGSEVHYIEGCSAPKYGTHNLHSGGVEVFVKEDAHVQYSTVQNWSKNTFNLNTKRAIVESNGTMEWVSGSMGSKATMLYPCSILKGRGATDNHITIAFAGDGQDIDTGAKVYHNAPETKSTIESKSISKDGGRTNYRGLVHIADGAENSSTSVECDALMFDNESTSDTMPYMEINESKVDVAHEATVGKIGDEDVFYLQSRGLDDDDAKQMIVAGFIEPITEELPIEYAVELNRLIELEMEGSLG, translated from the coding sequence ATGAGTTCAGAAGACCACCTAAAAGACACAGACACGGAGAAGCGCTTCGAGTTCAAGAAGGAGGAGAGCTCGGCGTTCACGTCCGGGAAGGGCCTGACGGAGGAGACGATTCGTCTCATCTCCGAGGACAAAGACGAACCGGAGTGGATGCTGGAGCGCCGCCTTCGCGCGCTCAAGCAGTACCAGAAGATGCCGATGCCGACGGACTGGCCGGGCCAGCCGGACCTGTCCGAGCTCGACGTCGAGGAGATCGTGCCGTACATCCGGCCGGACGTCGACCAGCGCAGCGGCGCGGAGTCCTGGGACGACCTCCCTGAGGACATCCAGGACACCTTCGAGAAACTCGGGATTCCCGAGGCGGAGCGGAAGGCGCTCTCGGGCGTCGGCGCGCAGTACGAGTCCGAGGTCGTCTACCAGAACATGCAGGAGCGCTGGGAGGAGAAGGGCGTCATCTTCTGCAACATGGACGAGGCCGTCCAGGAGCACGAGGAAATCGTTAAGGAGCACTTCATGACGAAGTGCGTCCCGCCGAGCGACAACAAGTTCGCGGCGCTCCACGGCGCGGTCTGGTCCGGCGGTTCGTTCGTCTACGTCCCCGAGGACGTGACGGTGAACATGCCCGTGCAGGCCTACTTCCGGATGAACTCCGAGGGGATGGGCCAGTTCGAGCACACCCTCATCATCGCCGAGGAAGGCAGCGAAGTCCACTACATCGAAGGCTGTAGCGCGCCGAAGTACGGCACGCACAACCTCCACAGCGGCGGCGTGGAAGTCTTCGTGAAGGAGGACGCCCACGTTCAGTATTCGACCGTCCAGAACTGGTCGAAGAACACGTTCAACCTCAACACGAAGCGCGCCATCGTCGAATCGAACGGGACGATGGAGTGGGTCTCCGGCAGCATGGGGTCGAAGGCGACGATGCTCTACCCCTGCAGTATCCTGAAGGGCCGGGGCGCGACGGACAACCACATCACCATCGCCTTCGCGGGCGACGGGCAGGACATCGACACCGGCGCGAAAGTCTACCACAACGCCCCGGAGACGAAGTCCACCATCGAGTCCAAGTCCATCAGTAAGGACGGCGGCCGGACGAACTACCGCGGTCTCGTCCACATCGCGGACGGCGCGGAGAACTCCAGCACGAGCGTCGAGTGTGACGCGCTCATGTTCGACAACGAGTCGACGTCGGACACGATGCCGTACATGGAGATCAACGAGTCCAAAGTCGACGTCGCCCACGAGGCCACTGTGGGTAAAATCGGCGACGAGGACGTCTTCTACCTCCAGTCGCGCGGACTGGACGACGACGACGCGAAGCAGATGATCGTCGCCGGCTTCATCGAGCCGATCACGGAAGAGCTCCCGATCGAGTACGCGGTCGAGCTGAACCGCCTCATCGAACTGGAGATGGAGGGGAGTCTCGGATGA
- a CDS encoding ABC transporter ATP-binding protein: MATLELKNVHAEVAEEGEKILNGVDLEVASGEIHALMGPNGSGKSTTSKIIAGHPAYEVTEGEVLLHLDDDDFGDVDEIPDDARTWDLLDLEPNERAALGVFLAFQYPAEIEGVTMTNFLRTALNAKIEEREELLFGEDDDDEEEEEAGYDTSPMEGDYDEGEVGVAEFQQLLKEKMELLDMDEKFAQRYLNAGFSGGEKKQNEVLQAAILEPAIAVLDEIDSGLDIDRLQDVANGVNALRDEQGTGVLQITHYQRILDYIEPDTVHIMLDGEIVKEGGPELAEELEDKGYDWVRDQVYNAA; the protein is encoded by the coding sequence ATGGCTACGCTAGAGCTGAAGAACGTCCACGCGGAAGTAGCGGAAGAAGGGGAGAAGATCCTCAACGGCGTCGACCTCGAGGTCGCTTCGGGCGAAATCCACGCCCTGATGGGGCCGAACGGGAGCGGGAAGTCCACGACGTCGAAGATTATCGCGGGCCACCCGGCGTACGAGGTCACGGAGGGCGAGGTCCTCCTGCACCTCGACGACGACGACTTCGGTGACGTCGACGAAATCCCCGACGACGCGCGCACGTGGGACCTCCTCGACCTGGAGCCGAACGAGCGCGCGGCGCTCGGCGTGTTCCTCGCGTTCCAGTATCCGGCGGAGATCGAGGGCGTCACGATGACGAACTTCCTCCGCACCGCGCTGAACGCGAAGATCGAGGAGCGCGAAGAGCTCCTCTTCGGCGAGGACGACGACGACGAAGAAGAAGAGGAAGCGGGCTACGACACGAGTCCGATGGAAGGCGACTACGACGAGGGCGAGGTCGGCGTCGCCGAGTTCCAGCAGCTCCTGAAGGAGAAGATGGAGCTCCTCGACATGGACGAGAAGTTCGCACAGCGCTACCTGAACGCGGGCTTCTCCGGCGGTGAGAAGAAGCAGAACGAGGTCCTGCAGGCCGCCATCCTCGAGCCCGCCATCGCGGTGCTCGACGAGATCGACTCCGGGCTGGACATCGACCGCCTCCAGGACGTCGCGAACGGCGTCAACGCCCTCCGCGACGAGCAGGGCACCGGCGTCCTCCAGATCACGCACTACCAGCGCATCCTCGACTACATCGAACCCGACACCGTCCACATCATGCTCGACGGCGAGATCGTCAAAGAGGGCGGTCCCGAGCTCGCCGAGGAGCTCGAAGACAAGGGGTACGACTGGGTGCGCGACCAGGTCTACAACGCGGCCTAA